One window of the Ammospiza nelsoni isolate bAmmNel1 chromosome 17, bAmmNel1.pri, whole genome shotgun sequence genome contains the following:
- the LOC132080772 gene encoding LOW QUALITY PROTEIN: synaptonemal complex protein 1-like (The sequence of the model RefSeq protein was modified relative to this genomic sequence to represent the inferred CDS: inserted 1 base in 1 codon; substituted 1 base at 1 genomic stop codon), with the protein MEKENRFKLFMPPRLSAGQVSAGRSQVSARPREFVQSINRRSVDEFKLPFDVSSRGEITDSDTISQQVKLCSEVDEENPETTNELFSKLYKEAEKIKQWKLTVETELNQKERKLQENRKIIEAQKKAIQELQFENEKLHLKLEDEICENKDLLKEAAASRHLCNLLKETCTRFAEKTSKYEQEKEATIQLYEELHSNIERMTVAFEELRVQAENDRLEMSFKLKEEAKKVDKFEKECKLEVSQKEKQISALTIQRDEKDDVIKDIEAQLQTSQNKIADLMEAKLHNEEMLKESQVSKEHLRAELEEAKISLQKAEVAQKNLETEFQTTVKTLIQVTGEKEEQEEECKKMKALLEALTEEFETSVANLKSLLQEKQNRLKKAEDDSKLLTLELQNKSAELEEMTKVKCDKEVQLEELSETLVNVHFIILLKKNLEATVENMQREKNVEREMXNALQMREKELQDLKAQLTCTAEKEQDYLKQLVTLKTDLEQEVLKNEQLTVYLSKLSLEKEQTAQEKNAVAAELQKLQEQQEDSKKEEENTKQLVENLEEANSQLRNELESLKEKMAKTGEEMKSTLDEREENVKSIENESXREEKPLKILENKMNNLKKQMENKTKCIEELQQENKVLKKKITAESKKSNTYEGKVNKLQLEMENMNKQHKEEVDMYQKDIETRKVNENKLHEEVEKMRLLCDETAMIQRETDARCQHKITEMVALMEKHKNEYDKMIEEKDAELKVYKMKQQKQFSSERALENELSCLKRELSSLKEQLKAEMEEKENLVKEHSGTMIAESEKKHKTCVIKTPPVDKMQSGRSTNLPAGQSSRKKQKVLVQLDTESDSSEHTELLSIVSEEEMFKNLYKDYPQASQLHSTAPKKSPAPCSVKSPGSALKLKTMRRMRQVGWTVLSKMDRKRKIKDAVKLFA; encoded by the exons ATGGAGAAGGAAAACCGCTTTAAATTGTTCATGCCGCCGCGCCTGAGCGCTGGGCAGGTGTCTGCGGGCAGATCCCAGGTGAGCGCTCGGCCGCGGG aatttgtgcaGAGTATTAACAGACGCTCAGTTGATGAATTTAAGCTGCCCTTCGATGTGTCGAGCCGTGGCGAAATCACTGATTCAG ATACAATTTCACAGCAAGTGAAACTTTGCTCTGAAGTAGATGAAGAG AATCCAGAAACAACGAATGAATTGTTCTCAAAACTCTACAAAGAGGCTGAGAAGATCAAGCAGTGGAAACTGACTGTGGAAACTGAACtaaaccagaaagaaagaaaactccaaGAGAATAGAAAGATTATTGAAGCACAGAAGAAAGCCATTCAAGAGCTGCAG TTTGAAAATGAGAAACTCCATTTGAAACTGGAAGATGAGATATGTGAAAATAAAGATCTCTTGAAAGA agctgctgcttcaAGGCATCTGTGTAATCTGCTCAAGGAAACCTGCACTCGCTTTGCAGAGAAGACCAGCAAAT atgaacaggaaaaggaagcaaCAATACAATTGTATGAGGAACTTCACAGCAACATAGAA agaATGACGGTGGCATTTGAAGAGCTTCGTGTGCAAGCAGAGAACGACAGATTGGAAATGAGTTTCAAAT taaaagaagaagcaaaaaaagtGGACAAGTTTGAGAAAGAATGCAAACTGGAAGTCagtcaaaaggaaaagcag ATTTCAGCTCTTACCAtacagagagatgaaaaagaTGATGTCATAAAAGACATCGAGGCTCAGCTGCAGACGTCACAAAATAAGATTGCTGACTTAATGGAAGCAAAAT taCATAATGAAGAAATGTTAAAGGAATCCCAGGTCAGTAAAGAACAtttgagagcagagctggaagaggCTAAAATTTCATTGCAAAAGGCAGAG GTTGCTCAGAAGAACTTGGAAACTGAATTCCAGACTACAGTGAAAACTTTAATTCAGGtcactggagaaaaggaagagcaggaggaagaatgTAAAAAAATGAAGGCTTTGCTTGAAGCCCTGACAGAGGAGTTTGAGACTTCTGTTGCCAATTTGAAAAGCTTgctgcaagaaaagcaaaatag ATTAAAGAAAGCTGAAGATGATTCAAAGCTACTTACCTTGGAGCTCCAGAATAAATCTGCTGAACTGG AAGAGATGACTAAAGTGAAATGTGATAAAGAAGTGCAACTTGAAGAGCTGTCAGAAACTCTGGTAAATGTTCATTTTATTA TTTTATTGAAGAAGAATCTTGAGGCTACTGTAGAAAatatgcagagagaaaaaaatgtggagagagaaa aaaatgctcTCCAGATGAGAGAG AAAGAATTGCAGGATTTGAAAGCACAGCTGACATGTACAGCTGAGAAGGAACAAGATTATTTAAAGCAGCTTGTGACTCTGAAAACAGATCTTGAACAAGAGGT GTTAAAGAATGAACAGCTAACAGTGTATCTCAGTAAGCTTTCACTAGAGAAAGAACAAACAGcacaagagaaaaatgctgtggctgcagaactCCAGAAGCTGCAAGAACAACAAGAG GATagtaagaaagaagaagaaaatacaaagcagtTAGTTGAAAACCTAGAAGAGGCAAATAGCCAGCTAAG AAATGAACTGGAGTCTTTGAAGGAGAAAATGGCAAAGACAGGTGAAGAGATGAAAAGTACACTggatgaaagagaagaaaat GTTAAGAGTATTGAAAATGAAAGttgaagagaggaaaagccatTGAAGATTCTAGAGAATA AgatgaataatttaaagaaacagatggaaaataaaaccaaatgcatTGAAGAGTTGCAGCAGGAG AATAAggtgctgaaaaagaaaattactgcagaaagcaagaaaagcaatACTTATGAAGGGAAG GTGAATAAATTGCAGTTAGAGATGGAAAATATGAACAAGCAACataaggaagaagttgacatgTATCAAAAAGACATAGAAACaagaaaagtaaatgaaaataaacttcatgaagag GTAGAAAAGATGAGGTTGCTTTGTGATGAAACTGCAATGATACAGAGAGAAACTGATGCCAGATGTCAGCACAAGATAACTGAGATGGTGGCACTGATGGAAAAGCACAAG AATGAATATGATAAAATGATTGAAGAAAAAGATGCAGAgttaaaagtatataaaatgaaacagcaaaagCAGTTCTCATCAGAAAGAGCACTG GAAAATGAGCTGTCATGTTTGAAACGGGAACTGTCCTCCCTTAAGGAACaactgaaagcagaaatggaagaaaag GAGAATCTTGTAAAAGAGCACTCTGGCACTATGATTGCTGAAAGTGAAAAGAAGCACAAG acaTGTGTTATAAAGACTCCTCCAGTGGATAAAATGCAGAGTGGAAGAAGCACAAAcctgcctgcagggcagagcagcaggaaaaagcagaaagtgctTGTGCAGCTGGACACTGAGTcagacagctctgagcacactgaGCTCCTG AGCATAGTCTCGGaagaagaaatgtttaaaaatttgtACAAAGATTATCCACAAGCATCACAATTACATTCCACAGCACCAAAAAAG agcccagctccatgcAGTGTGAaatctccaggctctgctctgaaaCTCAAAACCATGAGGAGAATGCGCCAGGTGGGCTGGACTGTGCTCTCCAAAAtggacaggaaaaggaaaattaaagatgCTGTAAAGCTCTTTgcttaa